ATAACATTAAAGGAGATTAATCAGTGATACCATCGGCGGGGATAGTTATTGTTGGGTTGCTAATGGCATGGATGGAACTGCCAAAGCTGTTTAAAGAACAGGCATACAAAGAAATCATTGTTTTTAGCTTATTGCTTGTATGCGGAGTAGGGTTATGTATATTAGTCATTTTGAGAATAGAATTACCCAATCCCCTTGACCTACTTCTTGTTATTTTTACACCAATAAGTAAGTGGATCGAAAGCGTATTAACATAAAAGTGGGGTATTCATGATGATCGAAAAGGGTAAAATTTCCAATATACAATTTTCTATGTTAATTATCATGTTTATCGTCGGTACGGCCACCTTAATTGTTCCTGCGATTGTAACAGGTATTGCCAAGCAGGACGGCTGGTTATCCACTTTACTGTCTCTTTGCCTCGGTTTCGTTTTTGTGATGGTTTTTGCAAAAATTGCTGAACGAAATCCAGACATAACACTCATTCAGACTTGTGAAAAAATCTTAGGCAAGTGGTTAGGCAGGCTAGTATCTTTACTGTACACGGTATATTTTTTATTTTTAACAGCGATTTTCCTTAGAATTGCTGGAGATCTTATTACGACCCACGTCTTAACAGAAACACCCATTCAGGCAACAGAAACTTTATTTTTAATCATTATGATTATGGCCGTCCGCCTAGGACTTGAACCGTTTTCCCGAGCAGCAGAAATGCTTTTTCCGCACATCGTTTTTTTCATTTTATTGTTTTTCTTTTTTCTTTTGCCTCAAGTTAAAGGAGAAAATATGACACCCGTGCTCGAACATGGACTTGAACCCGTGCTTTTTGGTACATATAAAATCATTGGCATTCCATATTTAAATTTAGTCATTTTTCTCATGCTCACGCCTTTTGTCAGTACGCCTTCTAAAATAAAAAAGAGCTTTTTTATTTCCATCTTAATTGGTGGGATGTTTATCACGATGATTACTCTATTTTCGATTTTTGTCCTAGGGGCTGATGCAACGAACAGATTAAATTATGCACCTTATATTTTAGCTCAGAAGATTCAAATCGGTAATTTCATTCAAAGAATAGAAATCGTAGCTGGTGCGTTTATTTTCATTTCCTTATTTGTAAAATCGGCATTAACTTATTATTGCTTCATTTTGAGTACTGCTCAAACATTCCATTTAAAAAACTATAAAATCTTAACTTTACCATTTGGTTTAATTGTCCTAGTATTATCAATTTCACTATTCCCTAACATTATTTATTTCCATACGTTTGTATCCGTTGCATGGACGATTCTCACCCTTATATTTGGATTATTACTTCCATTATTGATACTTATTGTTGATTTATTTAAATCACGATTGGCGAACAGAACTGATCAGGAAGCAGGGAAATGAATGATTCAGGTTAAAATAACTCCATTCCAATTATTTTGTTTGATGTTCCTATTTGAGCTTGGGAGCTCCATTGTAGTGGGACTTGGGTTAGATGCGAAGCAGGACGCGTGGTTAACGATTTTATTAGGTATGGTCTGTGCAATCCCGTTATTTTCCATTTATAGTTACCTTTATCAACAATACCCAGATCTCCCGCTAACTAGTTATCTTCCTAAGATTCTCGGAAAAGTTATTGGGATTCCTATTGCACTTGCCTATTCTCTTTATTTTCTCTATATATCCACCAGGGTTTTGAGAGATTTTGGGGATTTGATGATCACCTCGACCTTAGACGTTACTCCTTTATATGCAGTAAACGGTTTGATGATCCTCTTGATTATATATGGTATATATAGCGGTTTAGAAGTAATTGGGCGGACTAGTGAAATTATCTTTTTTACTATGTTATTTTTGGTTTTTTCCGGAATTCTTGTAACTATCCTTTCTGGATTAATGGACTTCAGCAATTTGAGTCCCGTTCTCGAAGGTGGTTGGAAACCGATTATCTCGACAGTGTTCCGCCAAACCTATACATTCCCTTTCGGTGAAATGATTGTCTTTACAATGCTCCTCCCCCATCTTACTAAGCCTGATTTTGTAAATAAAGTTGGAGTTTTGGCGATTATAAGTAGTGGTCTCATTCTGTGCTTTACAATTGTGATGGAAATTTCAATTTTAGGCGTGGAAGGTACTGCAGCTGCGCAATTCCCTTTACTTGAAACCGTATCAAAGGTAAGTTTTGGTGACTTTATCCAAAGGCTAGATGCAATCGTTGTCGCAACCCTCATTCTTGGAATGTTTATGAAAATCATCATATTTTTTTATGCAGGATTAACCGAAATACTTGATGTATTTAACATTTCAAAAAAAAGACATAAAAACTACTTTCTTCTATTAATAGGTTTTAGCATTCTCATTTATTCACAAAAAATAGCCGGGAATTTTGCAGAGCACATTAAGATCGGTTTAAAGCTGGTTCCTGTTTATCTTCATTTGCCATT
The DNA window shown above is from Bacillus sp. T3 and carries:
- a CDS encoding GerAB/ArcD/ProY family transporter, producing MIQVKITPFQLFCLMFLFELGSSIVVGLGLDAKQDAWLTILLGMVCAIPLFSIYSYLYQQYPDLPLTSYLPKILGKVIGIPIALAYSLYFLYISTRVLRDFGDLMITSTLDVTPLYAVNGLMILLIIYGIYSGLEVIGRTSEIIFFTMLFLVFSGILVTILSGLMDFSNLSPVLEGGWKPIISTVFRQTYTFPFGEMIVFTMLLPHLTKPDFVNKVGVLAIISSGLILCFTIVMEISILGVEGTAAAQFPLLETVSKVSFGDFIQRLDAIVVATLILGMFMKIIIFFYAGLTEILDVFNISKKRHKNYFLLLIGFSILIYSQKIAGNFAEHIKIGLKLVPVYLHLPLQTGIPLFLFFITLIRTAFRKNKAETM
- a CDS encoding endospore germination permease, yielding MMIEKGKISNIQFSMLIIMFIVGTATLIVPAIVTGIAKQDGWLSTLLSLCLGFVFVMVFAKIAERNPDITLIQTCEKILGKWLGRLVSLLYTVYFLFLTAIFLRIAGDLITTHVLTETPIQATETLFLIIMIMAVRLGLEPFSRAAEMLFPHIVFFILLFFFFLLPQVKGENMTPVLEHGLEPVLFGTYKIIGIPYLNLVIFLMLTPFVSTPSKIKKSFFISILIGGMFITMITLFSIFVLGADATNRLNYAPYILAQKIQIGNFIQRIEIVAGAFIFISLFVKSALTYYCFILSTAQTFHLKNYKILTLPFGLIVLVLSISLFPNIIYFHTFVSVAWTILTLIFGLLLPLLILIVDLFKSRLANRTDQEAGK